A portion of the Flavobacterium limnophilum genome contains these proteins:
- the pepT gene encoding peptidase T, which yields MQHIIDRFISYAVIDTESDSSSETTPSTKKQWDLVNKLVEELKSIGMQEVTIDKNAYIMATLPSNVDHKVPTIGFISHFDTSPDFSGANVKPQIISNYDGGDIVLNAEQNIILSPKYFKDLLQYKGQTLITTDGTTLLGADDKAGITEIVTAMEFLINNPEIKHGKIRVGFTPDEEIGRGAHHFDVEKFGCDWAYTMDGSQVGELEYENFNAAGAKITFKGKSVHPGYAKGKMINSMLIANDFINELPKGETPQETRGYEGFFHIHHLKGSIEETVLELIIRDHNKKKFEKRKALITKIAKKINRKFAKKFGEDIVIAEVKDQYYNMKEKVLPVKHIVDIAENAMKLLKIKPLIKPIRGGTDGCQLSYKGLPCPNIFAGGHNFHGKYEYVPAESMQKAVDVIVKIAELTANPIAK from the coding sequence ATGCAACATATCATAGACCGCTTTATAAGCTACGCCGTAATAGACACAGAATCAGATTCTAGTTCAGAAACTACGCCAAGCACCAAAAAACAATGGGATTTAGTCAATAAATTGGTCGAAGAACTGAAAAGCATTGGGATGCAGGAGGTAACCATTGACAAAAATGCATACATAATGGCCACTTTACCTTCGAATGTTGACCATAAAGTTCCAACCATAGGCTTTATTTCCCACTTTGACACTTCGCCTGATTTTAGCGGTGCCAACGTAAAACCACAAATAATTTCCAATTATGATGGAGGCGATATCGTATTGAATGCCGAACAAAACATAATTTTATCTCCAAAATATTTCAAGGATTTGTTGCAATACAAAGGACAAACCTTGATTACCACAGACGGAACCACGCTCCTTGGTGCCGATGACAAAGCCGGAATTACCGAAATAGTGACCGCAATGGAATTCCTGATCAATAATCCCGAAATCAAACACGGGAAAATCAGGGTTGGTTTTACGCCAGACGAAGAAATTGGCCGTGGCGCCCATCATTTTGATGTAGAAAAATTTGGTTGCGACTGGGCTTACACTATGGACGGAAGCCAAGTGGGCGAACTGGAATATGAAAATTTCAATGCGGCTGGAGCCAAAATTACTTTCAAGGGAAAAAGCGTTCATCCGGGTTATGCCAAAGGAAAAATGATCAATTCGATGCTTATCGCCAATGATTTCATCAACGAATTACCCAAAGGAGAAACGCCACAGGAAACCAGGGGCTACGAAGGATTCTTTCACATACACCATTTAAAGGGAAGCATTGAAGAAACGGTATTGGAGCTTATTATTCGAGATCACAACAAGAAAAAGTTCGAAAAACGCAAAGCACTAATTACCAAAATTGCCAAAAAAATCAACCGGAAATTTGCCAAGAAATTTGGCGAAGACATTGTCATTGCCGAGGTAAAAGACCAATATTACAATATGAAAGAGAAGGTTTTGCCTGTAAAACATATTGTGGACATTGCCGAAAATGCCATGAAACTATTAAAAATAAAACCACTCATAAAACCTATTCGAGGTGGAACTGACGGTTGCCAGCTATCCTACAAAGGATTGCCTTGTCCAAATATTTTTGCTGGCGGTCACAACTTTCACGGAAAATACGAATATGTACCTGCCGAAAGTATGCAAAAAGCGGTTGACGTCATCGTGAAAATTGCTGAACTAACCGCCAATCCCATTGCCAAATAA
- a CDS encoding IS256 family transposase, whose translation MKKEDLLSDEFLKQFKTGEDLYGFLAQLQKRGIEKMLEGELDAHLGYDKHEKTTKSNARNGFSNKKIKTSFGESQIQVPRDREASFNPLIVPKRQNMLDGLENVIISLYAKGMSNSDIEEQIREVYNFEVSTSTISRITDTVSSDIIAWQNRPLEAVYLIVWMDGIVFKVRENSKIVNKTIYLAVGLNREGKKEVLGMWLGKNESASFWLGVLTDLKARGVEDILITATDNLNGFTQTIKNVFPESQTQICVVHQIRNSARYVVWKDKKEFSADMKLIYNAPTKEAAKASLGDFSKKWNNKYPYAIKSWEENWEELTVFFDFPVEIRKIIYTTNLIENLNGKIRKYTKNKLSFPTDEAVLKSVYLALREATKKWSMPIQNWGLILNQFLTIFEKRVQL comes from the coding sequence ATGAAAAAGGAAGATTTATTATCCGATGAATTTTTGAAGCAATTCAAAACAGGCGAAGACCTTTATGGCTTCTTAGCCCAACTACAAAAGCGAGGAATAGAGAAAATGCTCGAAGGCGAATTAGACGCCCATTTAGGCTATGATAAGCACGAGAAAACTACAAAATCCAATGCTCGTAATGGTTTTTCTAACAAGAAAATAAAAACCTCATTTGGCGAATCTCAGATTCAAGTTCCCAGAGATCGAGAAGCCTCATTTAACCCTTTAATTGTGCCCAAAAGGCAAAATATGCTCGATGGTTTAGAGAACGTAATAATCTCTCTCTATGCCAAAGGAATGAGCAATAGCGACATCGAAGAACAAATAAGAGAAGTTTATAATTTTGAGGTTTCCACTAGTACTATTTCTAGGATAACCGACACGGTTTCGAGTGATATTATTGCTTGGCAAAACCGACCTTTAGAGGCTGTTTATCTGATAGTCTGGATGGACGGAATTGTTTTTAAAGTTAGAGAAAACTCAAAAATAGTCAATAAAACCATCTATTTAGCCGTTGGACTTAATAGAGAAGGTAAAAAAGAAGTCCTTGGAATGTGGCTAGGAAAGAATGAAAGTGCTAGTTTCTGGCTTGGCGTTTTAACAGATTTAAAAGCTAGAGGAGTTGAAGATATACTAATTACTGCTACTGACAATCTAAATGGTTTTACGCAAACTATCAAAAATGTATTCCCAGAATCACAAACCCAAATCTGTGTAGTACATCAAATTAGAAACTCAGCTCGTTATGTGGTTTGGAAAGATAAAAAGGAATTTTCGGCAGATATGAAGCTTATTTACAATGCTCCAACTAAAGAAGCTGCTAAAGCATCTCTGGGAGATTTTTCTAAAAAATGGAATAATAAATATCCTTATGCGATTAAATCCTGGGAAGAAAATTGGGAGGAACTTACCGTATTCTTTGACTTTCCAGTAGAAATCAGAAAGATAATTTACACCACAAATTTAATCGAAAACCTCAATGGTAAAATCAGAAAATACACTAAAAACAAATTATCATTCCCAACGGATGAAGCTGTTTTAAAATCTGTATATTTGGCTTTGAGAGAGGCAACCAAAAAATGGTCGATGCCAATCCAAAACTGGGGATTAATCCTCAACCAGTTCTTAACTATATTTGAAAAAAGGGTTCAACTTTAA